From Saccharibacillus brassicae:
CTGGAACTCAAGAACACGGTCCGTGCGTACGAAGGGCTGGAAGCGACCGTCATCGAAGCGGTGCGCAGGCACGGCGTCGAGCGGCAGACGCTGATCTCAAGCTTCAATCATTATTCGCTGGCGCTGTGCAAACAGCTGGCTCCGGACATCCGCACGGGCATCCTGTATATGGAAGGATTGTACCGGCCGTGGGAATACGCGAAAACGATCGGCGCCGACGCGCTGCACGCGTACGATCCGGCCGTGCGGGCGGAATGGGTGCAGGGCGCGCGCGCGGCGGGCGTCGATTACCATCCGTTCACGGTCAACGACGAAGGCCGATTGCGCGAGCTGATCGAGATGGGGACAGCGGGCATCATTACCGACCATCCCGACCGCGTCGTGCGGCTGCTCTCGCAGCGCCGGCCGAATGCGAAGCAGATTCATTGATCTTCTCGTCCGAAAAGTAAAATCCGTGTAAAAAAACAGGGCGGTGCTCATTGCGCCGTCCTGTTTGGTTTGCTAAGGTTAAGGCTAATGAGATAAAGAAACCGGTTTGCGATTACGGCCCGGCCGGATACCGGGCGCCGGAGACAAGGAGCTGTCCATTCCATATGACCACCACACCCGAAATCAGCCGCCCCGAGGCGGCGCAGACGAGCCTCAGAGCGGGCATTATCGATATTGGTTCGAACTCGATTCGGCTCGTCGTCTATGAAAGCGACAGCGGCGGCTCATACCGCGTGCTGACCGAATCGCGCGAAGCGGCACGGCTCAGCGCGCTCGTCACGCCCGAAGGCATCATGCCTTCGCCGGCCATCTATTCCGTCGTCCCGGTGCTGAAGCAGTTTACGGAAGTCTGCGAAGCGTACGGAGCGACGCAGATCCGCGCCGTTGCGACGGCGGCGATTCGCAACGCGTCGAACTCCGGCCAGATCATCGAAATTTTGAACCGGGAGACCGGTCTTAAGATCGAACTGCTGCCCGGCGAAATGGAAGGCCATTACGGATTTATCGGCGTCGTCAACAAAATCGACATCGCCGAAGGCTTCATTATCGATATCGGCGGAGGCAGCACGGAAGTGACGCTGTTCCAGGACCGCCGCCGGGTATCGAGCTATTCGTTCCCGTTCGGCGCGGTCAACATGAACGTGCGTTTCGGCGGAAGCGGCAGTTGGACGCACGAGCGCGTGGGCGAACTGGAACAATTCGTGCTCGCCGAAGCGCGCAAGCAGGCATGGATCTCCGATTATCCGGGCCTCGATCTGGTCGGCCTGGGCGGCACGATACGCGGACTCGGCAAAATGGATCAGCGGCGGCGCAATTATTCGTTGTCGTACACGCACAACTATGTCATGCAGGGCGAAGACGTGGACCATTTCTACGCCACGCTGCCGGGCATGGACAACAACGGCCGCAAGCAGGTGCCGGGCTTGTCCAAGAGCCGGACCGACATCATCGTGCCGGGCCTGATCATCCTGCGGACTCTGTTCCTTCATATGAAGGCGGCGCGCTACGTCGTCAGCGGCACCGGCCTGCGCGAAGGGCTGTTCTTCGAGCTGCTGCATCCCGAACAGGCCGTGCACGAGAACGTGCTGGAATTCGAACTGCGCGCGCTGCTGTCGAAAATGCCGAAGCAGCGTCAGCGGCATCTGCGTCACACGGAGCAGTTCGCCCGCATTTTGTACGAAGCGCTGGGCGAAGAAGGAGAGAGCCGCTGGAACGCCAAGCTGCTGCGCATCGCCGCCTGGACGTACCAGACCGGCACCGAGATCGGCTATATCGATTACGAGGAGCATACCCAGTATTTGCTCACCAAGCGTCCGCTTGCGGGACTGACGCACCGCGAGATCATCCTGACCGCGCTGATCGCCGGCATTGCCGGCAAGGTCAAATGGCGCAAAAGCACCACGGCGCAGACGTACAAAGACATCCTGCTGGCGAAGGACGAGGAGCGTACGCGCCGTCTCGGCGCCGTGCTCCAAATGGCGGCCGCGCTGGACGCCAGCGAGACGCAGGCCGTTACGGCGCTTGCGGCCAGACGCAGCGGCGAACGCTTCGAACTTGAGCTGACGTGCCGGACGGAAGCGTTCATGGAGATTCGCGACCTCAAAGCGGCGGCCAAAGACTTCGAGAAAGAATGGAACGTCAAGATCGAGCTGA
This genomic window contains:
- a CDS encoding glycerophosphodiester phosphodiesterase encodes the protein MNEPIRGTHTIDTELRTADGQAAAPIIFAHRGASGTRPENTMVAFRRAVELGATGIETDVQLSADGQPVLIHDETLSRTAGASGWVGDKTWAELQSLDAGGWYHPEFMGERIPHLDELLELVRQTGLIVNLELKNTVRAYEGLEATVIEAVRRHGVERQTLISSFNHYSLALCKQLAPDIRTGILYMEGLYRPWEYAKTIGADALHAYDPAVRAEWVQGARAAGVDYHPFTVNDEGRLRELIEMGTAGIITDHPDRVVRLLSQRRPNAKQIH
- a CDS encoding Ppx/GppA phosphatase family protein; translation: MTTTPEISRPEAAQTSLRAGIIDIGSNSIRLVVYESDSGGSYRVLTESREAARLSALVTPEGIMPSPAIYSVVPVLKQFTEVCEAYGATQIRAVATAAIRNASNSGQIIEILNRETGLKIELLPGEMEGHYGFIGVVNKIDIAEGFIIDIGGGSTEVTLFQDRRRVSSYSFPFGAVNMNVRFGGSGSWTHERVGELEQFVLAEARKQAWISDYPGLDLVGLGGTIRGLGKMDQRRRNYSLSYTHNYVMQGEDVDHFYATLPGMDNNGRKQVPGLSKSRTDIIVPGLIILRTLFLHMKAARYVVSGTGLREGLFFELLHPEQAVHENVLEFELRALLSKMPKQRQRHLRHTEQFARILYEALGEEGESRWNAKLLRIAAWTYQTGTEIGYIDYEEHTQYLLTKRPLAGLTHREIILTALIAGIAGKVKWRKSTTAQTYKDILLAKDEERTRRLGAVLQMAAALDASETQAVTALAARRSGERFELELTCRTEAFMEIRDLKAAAKDFEKEWNVKIELKIQVG